From a single Xyrauchen texanus isolate HMW12.3.18 chromosome 26, RBS_HiC_50CHRs, whole genome shotgun sequence genomic region:
- the LOC127619850 gene encoding pyruvate dehydrogenase (acetyl-transferring) kinase isozyme 2, mitochondrial-like translates to MKFVRFMMRNAALLNAPKHIDHYAKFSPSPLSMKQFLDFGSTNACEKTSFSFLRQELPVRLSNSLKEINLLPDRMIMTPSVQLVHSWFVQSLLEILQFQGMSPDDPSVLEEFVEALVTIRNRHNDVVPTMAQGVIEYRDAYGEDHVTSQNIQYFLDRFYMSRISIRMLINQHTLIFDGTTKPGHPSSIGCIDSCCDVTEVIRDAYDCAKMLCEQYYLGSPELELKEINAKNKSQPIQISYVPSHLYHMVFELFKNAMRATVENHETRRTLPSIKVIVALGTEDLSIKISDQGGGVPFRKIDRLFSYMYSTAPRPNLGDHQRTPMAGFGYGLPISRLYARYFQGDLQLYPMEGYGTDAVIQLKALSTDSIEKLPVFNKTALRHYKVNQEADDWCVPSKEPLNLAVYKAAK, encoded by the exons ATGAAGTTTGTACGCTTTATGATGAGGAATGCTGCTTTGTTAAATGCGCCAAAGCACATTGATCACTACGCCAAATTTTCTCCATCGCCTTTGTCAATGAAGCAGTTCTTGGATTTCG GCTCAACAAATGCATGCGAGAAGACATCCTTCTCCTTCCTGAGACAAGAGCTTCCTGTGAGACTGAGTAACAGTTTGAAGGAGATCAACCTTTTACCAGACCGAATGATAATGACCCCGTCTGTTCAACTAGTTCATAGCTG GTTTGTCCAAAGCCTGTTGGAGATCCTACAATTCCAAGGCATGAGCCCAGATGACCCTAGTGTTCTTGAAGA ATTTGTAGAAGCTCTGGTGACCATTAGGAACAGGCATAATGATGTGGTACCCACCATGGCTCAGGGTGTTATCGAGTATAGGGATGCATATGGGGAGGACCATGTCACAAGTCAGAATATTCAGTACTTTCTGGACCGCTTTTACATGAGCCGCATCTCCATTCGGATGCTAATTAACCAGCACA CTCTGATCTTTGATGGCACCACAAAGCCAGGACACCCGAGCAGCATTGGGTGCATTGACTCATGCTGTGATGTAACAGAAGTGATCAGAG ATGCCTATGATTGTGCTAAAATGCTCTGTGAGCAGTATTACCTCGGATCCCCTGAGTTGGAGCTTAAGGAGATCAACG CAAAGAACAAGTCCCAACCAATCCAAATATCCTATGTTCCTTCTCATCTCTACCACATGGTTTTTGAGCTCTTCAAG AATGCAATGAGGGCAACTGTTGAAAATCATGAAACGAGAAGGACGCTGCCATCAATTAAAGTCATCGTGGCCCTAGGCACAGAGGACCTTTCAATCAAG ATTAGTGACCAGGGTGGTGGTGTTCCATTCAGGAAGATTGATAGACTTTTCAGCTACATGTATTCGACAGCACCCAGACCAAATCTTGGTGACCATCAACGGACCCCAATG GCTGGTTTTGGTTATGGTCTTCCCATCTCCCGTCTGTACGCACGCTACTTTCAAGGTGATCTCCAGCTTTATCCAATGGAGGGCTATGGAACAGACGCTGTAATTCAGCTTAAA GCCCTGTCCACAGACTCAATAGAGAAGCTTCCCGTCTTTAATAAGACTGCCCTGCGCCACTACAAAGTCAACCAGGAAGCCGATGACTGGTGTGTGCCTAGCAAGGAACCGCTGAACTTAGCTGTGTACAAGGCTGCAAAGTGA